The nucleotide sequence GCTATGTTGAAGCAGCTATCCACCAACAtaacctggaaaagaagaagattcAACTGAGAAGGTCAAGCTTAAAATTGGACATGTgtgaaacaacaaaagaagatgaagaagctgGAAAGAGTGGGCTTTGGGgggaaagccgggggggggggaaggtggaaggaaaagggaaggcTTAGGATGattaggaaaggtatggggtgaaggaagattatttaaaggggatacAGGAatggctgaccacggaactccgaaaccagaggggggaaacggtgtatgagaactggaagaaacatttaattatttgataGAATATGAttgttagatatttgaaattgaaatcagaggatattaTAGCGATAGTAATAAATGTTAGGTGAAAATAGGATGTAAGAAGTTAGAATGGTGTAATGTgtattttgttaagaataagtttatggatatatgatagataaggattaagaatattggagaaagaggaatttaaataagttataaagttactatagtatattcgaaatgaacgcagaagagaggacgtgaggaagtccctaagtaagattataaataagatatgattagttaaataaatgtttgttctTTTTGTTAGGTTTTTGTATTTTAGTTTTGTAGTGTAATgtagtagtgttttgttttatattttgtattgtattttgtatgtttattttttgtgtatttttgaggaaattaataaattcttattttaaaaaaaaggctgttctccaactggagtgctggcaggccagtgttttccagttgtcggtgtttatactacattttgttagatttgccttgagacagtgtttaaacctcttttgttgaccaccagcattatgctttccatttctaagttcggaatagagtagttgctttggaagatgataatcaggcatccgcacaacatgaccaatccaacgaagttgatgttgaaaaatcattgcttcaacactggtgatctttgctgcatccagtacactgatattagtttgcctgtcttcccaagtgatgtgcaagATTTTTCTGAGagaccattgatggaatcttttgaggagttggagatggcgtttgtaagtggcccatgtttcacaagcatacagccTGTACAAGATGAAGCAGGAGTGCCACTTCTCACAACAGCATGCAGCGGGTTCACTACCTGTACAGGTACTTATTTTACTGGCAGGAGCTCTTCCATTTCGCCATCGACCGAGGGAAGTTTGTGGCCATGTCACCAGTGGAGGAGCCCAAAAGTGGGACAAGaactacctgttgttgttgttcagtcgtgtccgactcttcgtgaccccatggaccagagcacgccaggcacgcctatccttcactgcctctcgcagtttggccaaactcatgttagtagcttcgagaacactgtccaaccatctcatcctctgtcgtccccttctccttgtgccctccatctttcccaacatcagggtcttttctagggagtcttctcttctcatgaggtggccaaagtactggagcctcaacttcaggatctgtccttctagtgagcactcagggctgatttctttaagaatggataggtttgatcttcttgcagtccatgggactctcaagagtctcctccagcaccataattcaaaagcatcaattctttggcgatcagccttcttgatggtccagctctcacttcggttttgactatggcagaccaacacggctacccacctgtaaccaagtaagattgtcttccataaacacggttttaacaatgagtccatgactgtggaggccaattctggacccacacgtctttccacagtggggacattggttccctgacgggagttgatcatggtgtggatttgccaagcgtgccttcctcttagcacgtttctcccttgcgtcctgagttcaagtgtcttcagagcccatgacacctttcgtAAAGGCTGTTCTACAACTGGAGTGctggcaggccagtgttttccagttgtcggtgtttatactacattttgttAGATTTGCCTTGACACAGTGTTTAAACcaattttgttgaccaccagcattatgctttccatttctaagttcggaatagagtagagcaccataattcaaaagcatcaattcttcggcgatcagccttcttgatggtccagctctcacttccgtacattactactgggaaaaccatagctttaactatacggacctttgtcggcaaggtgatgtctttgctttttaagatgctgtctaggtttgtcattgctttcctcccaagaagcaggcgtcttctaatttcgtgactgctgtcaccatctgcagtgatcatggaacccaagaaagtgaaatctctcactgcctccatttcttccccttctatttgccaggaggtgatgggaccagtggccatgatcttagtttttttgatgttgagcttcagaccatattttgcgctctcctctttcaccctcattaaaagattctttaattcctcctcactttctgccatcaaggttgtatcatcagcatatctgaggttgttgaaaGGACTACCTGCAGGGCTTAAAATCCACAGTGGATGGCTTCTGCTGGCACCACTACAGGATCCTTGGGCCCTTCTtccaccccttttctctctcacacacagacagacacacatgcAGCGCCTGAGGCGGATAAGCCTCTTCCATTCTCCTCagtggcagcagaggaggagagagggaagagggtGGCACTATAAAGGACTATTTCGAATTTGAATAAATGGATTAATTTAAATGCTGTATGGGAGGCTGGCAGTGGGAAGAGGATTGTTTATATGGCAGAATGCCTTTGTAAAGAGGCAGTGAGAGGCTCCAAAAGCAAGATATATAAACAGAAATCAGGgcgaatgaaaaaaaaaacccgatAAACGAGGGAGCTGCCCAGGGATACTGCAGCCTCGTCTGCCGGGAATCGGCCTCCTTGGCGCCTAAAACTGAGGCGAGGCTCAGGTTTCGAAAGGCGGGAAGTTGGGAAAAGGCGGGAAAAGCCGTTTCCCTcagagcagccgccgccgccttcccGGCGGAGGGGCGGGGCCAGGGCTGTTTCGTCACTGGTCCTTGCCCCGCCCTCCCTCCGCCTCCCCATTTCCCCGCTGAGGCGTCCTCGAGAGAAGGCCCTGGATCGCCCGCATGGAGCATGCGCAGCTCCTCAGAGCCTCCTCTGTGCGCTCGGCTCGAACAAGGGTTAACAGGAGCCGAGCTGGAATCCTAGAGAGGCCAGGAAGTGGGGAGGAGGTCCCAGGTCCTCCAGAGCGGAATCCCTTCCTCCTTTGTCCTCTGCCTCGGTGGCCCCTCCTGGGATCcagtgagtctcctctctctttccctttggggcgcctgggggagaagggggggtcccagggctgcagggggaggatgccCAAGGGGTCAGCTTCTGCACGGGGGGGggagcatcctcccccttcctctctgttcttcctttgccCCTTTGCCCCCtttggggagggaaaagggggcATGCCATTGAAACCCCCCCTCCTAGGTAGGAGCCCCCACCAGGCCGTCCTTTGCTTCTGGCATAGCCTTTCCCCTAGGGAGGGTGTTACTTGGTTCTTGGGTTTGTGCCTAAATTTGGgtgaagattcctgcatcacaaggggctggactagatggtcctcagggtcctttcccaTTCAGTGGTTCTCTGATTGTAAATCCTCTCccatcatttgtatatcacaaaataaCATAATAAATGTGTCTGtgacatatgtttcattattagtgtcCACTGCATtgaggtttaaggatttagatttggtggatagagtgcctgaagaactgtggatggaggctcgtaacattatacaggagacagcaacaaaaaccatcccaatgaaaaagaaatgcaagaaagcaaagtggctgtccaatgaggccttacaaatagcgggggagagaaggcaagcaaaatgtgagggagatcgtgaaagatacaggaaattgaatgcagatttccaaagaatagcaaggagagacaagagggcctttctaaacgagcaatgcaaagaaatagaggaaaataacagaatgggaaaaaccagagatttgttcaagaaaattggagatatgaaaggaacatttcgtacaaagattaccacaattaaggacaaaagtggaaaggacctaacagaagcagaagacatcaagaagaggtggcaagaatacacagaggaattataccagaaagatatggaggtctcatacatcccaggtaatgtggttgctgaccttgagccagacatcctggagagtgaagtcaaatgggccttagaaagccttgctaacaacaaggccagtggaagtgatgatattccagctgaactatttaaaattttaaaagatgatgctgttaaggtgctacactcaatatgccagcaagtttggaaaactcagcaatggccagaggattggagaagatcagtctacatcccaatcccaaagaagggcagtgccaaagaatgctccaactaccgcacaattgcactcatttcacacgctagcaaggttatgcttaaaattctacaaggcaggcttaagcagtatgtggaccgagaactcccagaagtgcaagctggatttcgaaggggcagaggaaccagagaccaaattgcaaacatgcgctggattatggagaaagctagagagttccagaaaaacatctacttctgcttcattgactatgccaaagcatttgactgtgtcgaccacagcaaactatggcaagttcttcaagaaatgggagtgccggaccacctcatttgtctcctgagaaatctctatgtgggacaagaagctacagttagaactggatatggaacaactgattggttcaaaattgggaaaggagtacgacaaggctgtatattgtctccctgcttatttaacttatatgcagaattcatcatgcgaaaggctggactggatgaatcccaaacaggaattaagattgccggaaaaaatatcaacaacctcagatacgctgataatactaccttgatggcagaaagtgaggaggaattaaagaaccttttaatgagggtgaaagaggagagcgcaaaatatggtctgaagctcaacatcaaaaaaactaagatcatggccactggtcccatcacctcctggcaaatagaaggggaagaaatggaggcagtgagagatttcactttcttgggttccatgatcactgcagatggtgacagcagtcacgaaattagaagacgcctgcttcttgggagaaaagcaatgacaaacctagacagcatcttaaaaagcaaagacatcaccttgccgacaaaggtccgtatagttaaagctatggttttcccagtagtaatgtacggaagtgagagctggaccatcaagaaggctgatcgccgaagaattgatgcttttgaattatggtgctggaggagactcttgagagtcccatggactgcaagaagatcaaacctatccattctcaaagaaatcagccctgagtgctcactagaaggacagatcctgaagttgaggctccagtactttggccacctcatgagaagagaagaatccctagaaaagaccctgatgctgggaaagatggagggcacaaggagaaggggacgacagaggatgagatggttggacagtgttctcgaagcgactggcatgagtttggccaaactgcgggaggcagtggaggataggcgtgcctggcgtgctctggtccatggggtcacgaagagtcggacacgactgaacgactgaacaacaacaacaagcattgaGTTCTGGGTTGGTGAATTGGCTGGAACAGAAAAAGGCGAAACAGGATAGAGAATAATTAACAGATTAGCAATCCCCATCCCATAGTCAAACGCCTAGTCAGGATCCCTTGcggttgtgcttagattaagtGTAAGTAAGTCATTTTTCCTCTGGTGCTACCAATGAAACAGTATAAAGTGTTGGTCTATTGATGAATTCGGGGGATGGGATTCAAAGCGAGAAGAACAATTGCTCTATTGATGAAGAAAAGTTTTAAATCTTTGTTGccttactgtgtttgatgttcaTCTTATTGGAAGCTGCTGAGGCAACCTAGTCAGTTGGGCAGCATAAttgtggtagtagtagtagtagtagtagtagtagtatattacTATTGCTATACTTATATTTCAATTTAGATCAGCCAGATTGAGAAAAATGGTGTTTCCCGTCCCCCTCGAGTCTTTATTTTTCTCTCATGGTGCTGTAatcaagtttgttgttgttgttcagtcgtgtccgactctttgtgaccccatggaccagagcacgccaggcacccctatcttccactgcctcccacagtttggccaccCGCAAATCaagtttaaaaacagcttaaaacaacttacaatcacaataAGTTCAGAGTCTTGATGGCTAGCAAAAGTCACCCACATTTGTCTGGGGACATTTTTCTGATCCTAACAGAGTGCCATTTTATAACAGAACAATGCCTTTCCTTTGTAGGGTTTGCCAGCACCTCTAATTCAGTCAGCAAGAActttgcagaagaaaaaagggaCTCTTTCCGATCTCTTGGGAGcttcctgaaagcagagatggatgagcaagacttgGCTGGCCCTAAAGCAGGAAGAGGCCAGGCCATTGAAgatgggagcagtgggggattatGGGAAAACTCTGTGtggaagatcctgggtgaggaggacaccctctgctcagatgtgcagagccagcagctcaatcagttctgctgccaggaggccgaaggaccccgagaggtttgcagccaactctaCCGCCTTGTctgtcagtggctgaagccagaaaggcacacgaaagctcaaatgctggacctggtgatattggagcagttcctggctttCCTTCCACTGGAGAtagagagctgggtgagggaatgtggagcggagaccagttcccaggcggtggccctggctgaaggtttcctcctgagtcaggcagaggagaggaagcaggtggagaagcaggtgagagagactttcctctgcatactcccaaggggctcgaAACTAGAGGGAGAGTATCCCAAAATGTGGTACTCATGCCCCATCCCTTTATAGATAGGATCCAAGGAATGAGATCTGATTCCCCTAAAGTGTTTGCCTCTGCAAAATCTTTTTCTAATCCTTCTCTCCATTCTCTCTTTTGAATCTTTGTTGCTCTTTCAGGGAAAGGATATGATGGCAGAAATGGGTCCTGATTCCTCTGAGGCAGAGAGGACTCCGATGGACACCAGGGAGAGACCACTAGGTAAGGAGGGTGTTATTTCTCTCCTTGGTCACATTGTGGGGATTTATAAACGAATCTGTTAGTTCTTTTCTGCTGTCAGTGGCGGGCGGAGCTGCATGCACAGGCAGGGGGAGTGGAGAGCAagcgggggcatggctggtgcacatcctgggggccTGGCACACTGCTCGTAGGGCGCTGAATGGCACCCGAAGGGGCGTGGAGTGTTTCCCAGGGGTgtggtgcacatcctgggggcgtggtgcctgGTGAGGAGGGGACTGCACAGCATAAGTCCAGAAGCGGGCGCAATGGCAGCCCACTGGGATGATGGTGCCAGCGGCGGTACACACCCCTtgcccctcctttcctccactAGTGGAAGCTGTTGGGGCCAAGAGCTCAAAGgaggagaaatgtatttttacacaactaaaatatgaaaaatataCAAATGTCAAAAGGCACTCAATAGGATAGACTTCTTCAAAGgtccatctgtagttagagatgcacTCCTGAACCCTGGAGAGAAGCAGGTATTCATAGCTTCCCACTTCCATTTGTCTCTGGCAGGTGAAAGGTTGATGCCAGCAAGACCTCCTCATCCGTCTTTTCATGGTGGCGAAGGGGAAGCAGCGGCTATGGAAGCAGATCAGGTAGGGGGCAGGAAACTTgtagggaggagaagaagaagaggagtttggatttgatatcccgctttatcactacccaaaggagtctcaaagaggctaacattctcctttcccttccccctctgtgaggtgagtgggctgagagacttcaaagaagtgtgactagcccaaggtcaccaagcagctgcatgtggaggagcggagacacgaacccggttcaccagattacgagtcccctgctcttaaccactacacaacattgGGAGAGAGGTTGAGGGGTGAGGGAGCCAGAAttcttagaagaagaaaatgtggaGTTCCACCCATTTACACAAAGATTAGGACccatcattaaaataataaagtaattCCAGCGAGATGTTAAAATAAGCATTTATATGACGTGGAGCAAAACAATCCCATTTAAATAACACACTTAACAGGCAGAAAATAACAGAGCAATGTGTGGTAGATCATCTTTATGCTGTCtaagaggaggacatttccctttttcgtTTAGGATCTGGTGTGCTTTGAGGATGTCACTGTTCatttcacggacgaggagtgggcaTTGCTGCATCCtaaccagagagctctgcataaggaggtcatggaggagaatcgtggACTCCTGGATTCTCTGGGTAAGGCTCTCTGCGGACAATCCTTTCTGTTTTGAAATTCCATATATCTCTCCTTGTGATGAATCTGCAAGTTTTGGATGGAACTCAGTAGCGCTACCTACCCAACCTGGAAATCTAATGCGcccgccctcccccccaaaaatcactTGGAATGGAGGGCGATTGGCGGTGTTGTCTGTGAATATCCGTCAGAGTGGGTAGGGAGGTTGAAGTAGCTTGTGCCAGATTTGTGTTTTTGCTTATGTTGGTTTTTGTTGACCAAAGAGATAACTGACAATAGATACAGAGCAGATTCtgtgactgggccaaacaaaattaaCTGAATCTCAGGTTCCCATAAATATTTCAGCTAATACAAGCCAACAAAGGCAGTGAACTCCATAGTAAGAACTCTCATCTAATTACCTTCAGTTCTTCCTCTTTCATAAtggttcattgttgttgttcagtcgttcagtcgtgtccgactcttcgtgaccccatgaaccagagcacgccaggcacgcctatccttcactgcctcccgcagtttggccaaactcatgctagtcgcctcgagaacactgtccaaccatctcatcctctgtcatctccttctccttgtgccctccatctttcccaacatcagagtcttttccagggagtcttctcttctcatgaggtggccaaagtactggagcctcagcttcaggatctgtccttccagtgagcactcagggctgatttctttaaggatggataagtttgatctttttgcagtccatgggactctcaagagtgtcctccagcaccataatttaaattGTTCATTAGCAATGTTGAATAATGAACAGTTGTGAATCGTTGTTCTTCCTGAGGCTCTAATTAGTCTATATATACTGTATTAGTGTTACAATACCACTTACTGGTAATACCTATATAATAACCTATTACAGTGTAGCCTATAGAATATAGTAACCTACTTAGTTTATTACACTGCATTTTCCCACAATTTCCCcctctttaaaaattattttctcttttgattCCTTTCTCTTATCATATAATTTCTTTATGAATTAATaatctttcaataaaatattaatattttaaaaatatttttttttcattgcagGGGATGGTGAAATGGAAATTAATAACAAGGGGGACCAAGAAAGAATCAACACATTAGAGAAGCCATATAAATACTCAGATTGTGAAGATAACTTTAGTCAGAGCTCCCAGtccacttctcatcaaagaaatCCCATTACAAATAAACCCTATCAGagcttggaatgtggaaatagcttcagtcagagccacaatctcactttccatcaaataattcatatgggggagaaaccctatcagtgcttggaatgtggaaagaacttcagtcggaaggatagtctcacttcccatcaaataattcatacgggggagaaaccctatcagtgcttggaatgtggaaagagcttcagtcagagccacaatctcactttccatcaaagaattcatacaggggagaaaccacatcagtgctttgaatgtggaaagagcttccgtcaaaGTGTacatctcacttcccaccaaagaattcatacaggggagaaaccctatcagtgcttggaatgtgaaaagagcttcagtcggaaggatagtctcacttcccatcaaataattcatacgggggagaaaccctatcagtgcttggaatgtggaaagagcttcagtaagaagagaaatctaacttcccatcaaagaattcatacaggggagaaaccttatcagtgtttggaatgtgaaaagagcttcagtcggaaggatagtctcacttcccatcaaataattcatggaggggagaaaccctatcagtgcttggaatgtggaaagagcttcagttggaaggatagtctcacttcccatcaaataattcatacgggggagaaaccctatcagtgcttggaatgtggaaagagcttcagtaagaagagaaatctaacttcccatcaaagaattcatactggggagaaaccctatcagtgcttcgaatgtggaaagagcttcagtcacagccacagactcactttccatcaaagaattcatacaggggagaaaccctatcagtgctttgaatgtggaaagagcttccgtcaaaGTGTacatctcacttcccaccaaagaattcatacaggggagaaaccctatcagtgtttggaatgtgaaaagagcttcagtcggaaggatagtctcacttcccatcaaataattcatggaggggagaaaccctatccgtgcttggaatgtggaaagagcttcagtgtgaAGAGTAATCTCAcaacccatcaaagaattcatactggcgagaaaccctatcagtgcttcgaatgtggaaagagcttcagtcacagccacagactcacttcccatcaaagatctcatataggggagaaaccacatcagtgcttggaatgtgggaagagcttcagtcaaagtgcacatctcatttcccatcaaagaattcatacaggggaggaACCATAGCAAttcctgtgttgttattttcttttaGGAGAGTTTAATTTGTGCTTCTTCAACCTAGCAGAGAGGTCAACTTTGCAGAGAGGTCAAGCCATTGAGTGCAAACATTGTGCCCAGTATTATTTATACTACGTATCCAGATCTGCAAGGACTTATTTTAGTCTTTTATcatctttatttttaatgtgtttatcATATTGGCTAGTTCGATTTATTCTAGTATTTTGAGATGCAATTCTTCTTTTGATGGAACTTTATCTGTTCTCCATTTTTAGGATTTGAACAGTTTTTTTCACGTACACCCAGAGGTTaatttggtgggttttttgtttttatttctgtcaTTATTCCCAGAATAAAATCTTActgagaaatgttttaaaaaatattttcttaagtTCATTTTACACCATCTTTCAGAATTATTTTGTTAATGTACACCATTAGTGATCAAATGTATCAActgtttccttacatttccaatatTTACCACATTGGCTTGAATATAGGCTGCACTTTTATTCCAAATTCTGATCCAGAAAAGTTAAAGAGTGGCTTAAATTTGTGACCTTAAGATATCGCTGTTGAAATTGTTaccaggagcgtcctactctcgtgtaggaccctgggggagacacatgcccagctggcatgttctctccctcctggtctgtcgttcgggagcttcaaaagctttattctgcccgaacatcacagtgactgataccaagaagcatcagcacacttagggatccgcagagtcttcgcagcatgcgtaaacagacctcagcaactcagcattgtggctaatctactttatttacatataaacacacctggagcactgcaacatggctccctctctctccagtatcagacagcaaagagaaataacaaaggacaatagtcccacttcaggaaacacagtaacacaaacatcctgtctctgtcacgtcccacactgtggaatgaaaacgtACACCGttatgtgatagacaacaatcccatgactgcagacacggggaatgaatctccaacagaaaCAGCTGCCTAGGAGAGCCTTTGGGGATACGTGACAATGGCGCCTGTCCTAACCATGGCTCCCAAACCTGCGAACTGCtgggagaaaagggaaggggcgaaggctgctggcaaagggGCATGGCTCCTCCTCCAGAAATCAGCCTGGGAGCACGAGACAACAACAGGCACCCGGCTGCTCCttccaagcctcccctgagc is from Lacerta agilis isolate rLacAgi1 chromosome 2, rLacAgi1.pri, whole genome shotgun sequence and encodes:
- the LOC117042599 gene encoding zinc finger protein 883-like, giving the protein MGPDSSEAERTPMDTRERPLGERLMPARPPHPSFHGGEGEAAAMEADQIIHMGEKPYQCLECGKNFSRKDSLTSHQIIHTGEKPYQCLECGKSFSQSHNLTFHQRIHTGEKPHQCFECGKSFRQSVHLTSHQRIHTGEKPYQCLECEKSFSRKDSLTSHQIIHTGEKPYQCLECGKSFSKKRNLTSHQRIHTGEKPYQCLECEKSFSRKDSLTSHQIIHGGEKPYQCLECGKSFSWKDSLTSHQIIHTGEKPYQCLECGKSFSKKRNLTSHQRIHTGEKPYQCFECGKSFSHSHRLTFHQRIHTGEKPYQCFECGKSFRQSVHLTSHQRIHTGEKPYQCLECEKSFSRKDSLTSHQIIHGGEKPYPCLECGKSFSVKSNLTTHQRIHTGEKPYQCFECGKSFSHSHRLTSHQRSHIGEKPHQCLECGKSFSQSAHLISHQRIHTGEEPYVCLECGKNFSRKDSLTSHQIIHTGEKPYQCLECGKSFSQSHNLTSHQRIHTGEKPYQCLECEKSFSRKDSLTSHQIIHTGEKPYQCLECGKSFSKKRNLTSHQRIHTGEKPYQCLECGRSFSHNASLISHQRIHTGEKPYQCFQCGKSFRHSHRLTSHQRTHTGEKPHQCLECGKSFSQSTHLISHQRIHTGAEP